A window of Mytilus edulis chromosome 10, xbMytEdul2.2, whole genome shotgun sequence contains these coding sequences:
- the LOC139490647 gene encoding uncharacterized protein, giving the protein MTRKLLQASLSTATRASYNRMLKAYEQFCKEHFPLSQAYPSSHMMVSHFISFLFLQNYKPSTIASYVSAISYVHKLKCLTDPTNSFLIKKIIKGAQNLRSSCDTRLPITKEILSKLLLAVSNVIRDQFNQFLLKAMMSLAFHCFLRIGEIAVKNKNENNKVLQLSDISVGYKNQVPINMTVTITFYKHSDLRPKTILITRNFGNMFCPVKTMMDYIKVAKHKSGPLFQFLCGTPVSYTYFNSSLKSLLICIGLSPELYKGHSFRIGAATSEAAKGTSLSVIQQMGRWKSNALQNYIRMDNF; this is encoded by the coding sequence ATGACGAGAAAATTATTGCAAGCTTCACTATCAACAGCAACAAGAGCTTCTTATAATAGAATGTTAAAAGCATACGAACAGTTCTGTAAGGAACATTTTCCTTTATCACAGGCTTATCCATCTTCGCACATGATGGTGTCTCATTTTATTAGCTTTCTGTTTTTGCAAAATTATAAACCATCTACAATAGCATCTTATGTTTCTGCTATAAGTTATGTTCACAAGTTAAAATGTTTGACTGATCCTACAAattcttttttgataaaaaaGATTATCAAGGGTGCACAAAATTTGAGGAGTTCCTGTGACACCAGATTACCCATTACAAAAGAGATCTTATCAAAATTATTGTTAGCGGTTTCCAATGTTATACGGGATCAGTTCAATCAGTTCCTTTTAAAGGCTATGATGTCTTTGGCATTTCATTGTTTCCTCAGGATAGGAGAAATTgctgttaaaaacaaaaatgaaaacaacaaagtTTTACAGTTGTCAGACATTTCTGTGGGTTATAAAAATCAGGTCCCAATAAATATGACCGttacaataacattttataaacataGTGACTTGCGTCCCAAGACTATTTTAATTACTCGAAACTTTGGTAATATGTTTTGCCCTGTAAAAACAATGATGGAttatataaaggtagcaaaacacAAGTCAGGTCCCCTTTTTCAATTTCTTTGTGGTACACCAGTATCATACACTTATTTCAATTCCTCTTTGAAGTCCCTATTAATTTGTATAGGTTTAAGCCCAGAGCTTTACAAGGGTCATAGTTTTAGAATAGGCGCTGCAACAAGTGAAGCAGCTAAAGGCACATCTTTATCTGTTATACAACAAATGGGTAGATGGAAATCAAATGCATTGCAAAATTACATTCGAATGGATAATTTTTGA